One Lactobacillus sp. ESL0785 DNA window includes the following coding sequences:
- the rseP gene encoding RIP metalloprotease RseP, with translation MKGILIFLVVFGILVFVHEFGHFIVAKKCGILVREFSIGMGPKLFQVRRNPTTYTIRWLPLGGYVRLASKDDETKLDPGMIVVLQLNEQNEVVKIDASESEIPIAGIPVQVKAADLVDELVITGYENGDENREVTYHVNHDATIIDQSKTELVIAPRDTQFQQANVWQKLATNIAGPLMNIILGFVVFLLWTFTVPGPSTTTVGHVTSNSPAQFARIKPGSKFVAINSHEINTFDDLAQRIDQSKGKKIAVTLVKNGQRQTVSVKPKAIKVAGQTEYQIGIQAKSDERAASKLKRGWNTAVATTGMIFNAVGGLFRHFSLNKLSGPVGIYSETAQVSKMGFAYILAFLAMISINLGIVNLIPIPGLDGGKFLLNIIEIVRGKPISEDHEAIVELIGFGLLLILIIAVTGNDIYRYFIK, from the coding sequence TTGAAGGGCATACTAATCTTTTTAGTTGTATTTGGAATATTGGTCTTTGTCCATGAGTTTGGTCACTTTATTGTTGCTAAAAAATGTGGTATTTTAGTACGCGAATTTTCAATTGGCATGGGGCCGAAACTCTTTCAGGTGCGGCGTAATCCAACGACATACACTATTCGCTGGCTACCACTTGGAGGCTACGTTCGCTTAGCAAGTAAAGATGATGAAACTAAACTAGATCCAGGAATGATAGTCGTTTTACAGTTAAATGAGCAAAATGAAGTTGTTAAAATTGACGCTTCAGAGTCAGAAATTCCAATTGCGGGAATTCCTGTGCAAGTTAAGGCTGCTGATCTTGTTGATGAGTTAGTTATTACGGGTTATGAAAATGGTGATGAGAACAGGGAAGTTACTTATCACGTTAATCATGATGCAACGATTATTGATCAATCTAAGACCGAGCTGGTCATTGCGCCACGGGATACTCAGTTTCAGCAAGCTAATGTTTGGCAAAAATTAGCAACTAATATTGCTGGACCGTTAATGAATATTATACTAGGCTTTGTTGTCTTTTTATTGTGGACATTTACAGTCCCTGGTCCGTCTACAACGACGGTTGGTCATGTCACTTCAAATTCACCAGCACAGTTTGCCCGCATTAAGCCGGGATCTAAGTTTGTTGCAATTAATAGTCATGAAATTAACACTTTTGATGATCTTGCACAACGAATTGATCAAAGTAAAGGCAAAAAGATTGCTGTTACTTTAGTTAAAAATGGTCAGCGACAAACTGTTAGTGTTAAACCGAAGGCAATTAAGGTTGCTGGCCAAACAGAATACCAAATTGGCATTCAGGCTAAAAGCGATGAGCGCGCAGCTAGCAAATTAAAACGTGGCTGGAATACAGCAGTTGCAACTACCGGCATGATTTTTAATGCTGTTGGGGGGCTATTTCGTCATTTTAGTCTAAACAAGTTATCTGGCCCTGTAGGAATTTATTCAGAAACTGCGCAAGTTTCTAAAATGGGTTTTGCGTATATTTTGGCCTTTTTGGCAATGATTTCAATTAACTTAGGAATTGTTAATTTGATTCCAATTCCCGGCCTTGATGGTGGTAAATTCTTATTAAATATTATTGAAATTGTTCGTGGTAAACCAATTTCTGAAGATCATGAAGCCATTGTTGAATTAATTGGTTTTGGTTTGTTATTAATCTTAATTATTGCAGTTACTGGTAATGATATTTATCGTTACTTTATCAAATAG
- a CDS encoding PolC-type DNA polymerase III, with product MTNKNELFLRLLEQIHFPEQFEDNELLRKGEIENVDVYAKEHRWDIHVLFTTPLKFETYDALNKAIAANFSSFVKTRLFVRSQDGADDYLTDYWHFVVQNSQFLQPVAREFIAGHQPKKENDRWIIPVDNLVVDGLIKQQSLDKLAEEMRAFGFFNLKFVTELDEQNSQSNLESLQQLQEQHEQSMQEAYDAAPLKERPKPQTYPTKKTRYGKRKLDESLPITQIKEVVDGTRNVVIEGNIFNTESRELKSGAIIFTGEITDYTDSISFKKFVSDKEQIKSIAELKPGTWAKMQGTAADDQWQHDVVFNISSFEVVQHVGRTEKYQGDEKRVELHLHTNMSQLDATNTATDFILTAKKFGQNAIAITDHADVQSFPEAYNVGKKNGIKIIYGVEANMIDDHALLVLNPASMKYEDREFVIFDVETTGLSSVYDTIIEIGAVKMKNGEVLERFDKFINPHHPLSEQTINLTSITDEMVSAADDEAVVIKQFQDFYGDRPLCGHNVQFDVGFVNAALRRTNLQEITQPVVDTLEVSRLLHPEQTRHTLDSLAKKYNVVLEHHHRANQDAEATGYLMFKLLDAFKAKFNEDDLGKMNDYAARGQVFKRARPSHMTILAKNQAGLKNMYRLVSIASTKDFYRIPRTPKSDLAKYHDGLLYGSGCLQGDVFVAMMQKGYDEARKKARFYDYLEVQPPANYAQMIVDHLIADEAELEEILTNIYKLGKELKKPVVATGDAHYVEKHDAIYRTILISAQRSNPDRNKPQPDLHFYSTQEMLDAFSFLGEDAAKEIVITNPNKIAASTEEIAPIKDGLFPPHIDNADEEMKRLTYDKAYELYGKPLPKIVQDRLEMELNSIISNGYAVIYLISQRLVAKSNKDGYLVGSRGSVGSSLVATMSGITEVNPLAPHYRCPQCKYSKFFENGEYGSGYDLPDDKCPKCGTELVKDGQDIPFATFLGFHGDKVPDIDLNFSGDYQPVAHNFIRVMFGPDNSYRAGTIATVADKTAYGYAKHYDEEKELNLRSAELDRLAAGVSGVKRTTGQHPAGIVVVPDDMDIYDFTPVQYPADDVHAAWLTTHFDFHSIHDNILKFDILGHDDPTMIRMLQDLSGIDPLTIPPDDPGVMSLFSSPKILGVKPEQIQSETGTLGVPEFGTRFVRGMLEETKPTTFSELLQISGLSHGTDVWLGNAEELINDGTCKLKNVIGCRDNIMMDLIHWGVKPEVAFSTMESVRHGRGISDEDMAVLKKNDKIPDWYIPSCLKIKYMFPKAHATAYILMALRIAWFKVYYPEIYYTAYFSVRADLFDLVAMSHGKNTVKAAMKQIQDQGNDASAKDKSLLTVLEIANECLERGIKIKMVDINQSEATNFKILDQHTILAPFNAVPGLGNNAAKQIVAARAEQKFLSKEDLAKRGKVSQTIMDYLEDNGVLEGMPDQNQLSLFDL from the coding sequence GTGACTAATAAAAACGAGCTTTTCTTACGACTTTTAGAACAAATTCATTTTCCTGAACAATTTGAGGATAATGAGTTACTCAGAAAAGGCGAAATTGAGAACGTGGATGTTTACGCTAAAGAACATAGGTGGGATATCCATGTTCTTTTTACTACACCATTAAAATTTGAAACTTACGATGCTTTAAATAAGGCAATTGCTGCTAACTTTTCTTCATTTGTGAAGACAAGGTTATTTGTTCGCAGTCAAGATGGTGCTGATGATTATTTAACTGATTACTGGCATTTTGTGGTTCAAAATTCACAATTTTTGCAACCAGTAGCACGTGAATTTATTGCTGGTCATCAGCCTAAAAAAGAAAATGACCGTTGGATTATTCCAGTTGATAACTTAGTTGTTGATGGTTTGATTAAGCAGCAAAGTTTAGATAAATTAGCAGAAGAAATGCGAGCTTTTGGGTTCTTTAACTTAAAGTTTGTGACGGAACTTGATGAGCAAAACTCCCAGAGCAATCTTGAAAGTTTACAGCAACTGCAAGAGCAGCATGAGCAAAGTATGCAAGAAGCTTATGATGCAGCTCCACTTAAGGAGCGGCCTAAGCCGCAAACATATCCGACTAAAAAGACCCGTTATGGTAAGCGCAAGCTAGATGAAAGTTTGCCAATTACTCAAATTAAAGAAGTCGTTGATGGTACACGAAATGTTGTCATTGAAGGCAATATCTTTAATACTGAAAGTCGAGAATTGAAGTCGGGAGCAATTATTTTTACTGGTGAAATTACTGACTATACTGATTCAATTTCTTTTAAGAAGTTCGTGTCTGATAAAGAGCAGATTAAGAGTATTGCGGAATTAAAACCGGGTACTTGGGCAAAAATGCAGGGTACTGCTGCAGATGATCAATGGCAACACGATGTTGTCTTTAATATTTCAAGCTTTGAAGTTGTTCAGCATGTTGGTCGAACTGAAAAGTATCAGGGCGATGAAAAAAGAGTGGAGTTGCATTTGCATACAAACATGAGTCAGCTAGATGCAACTAACACTGCTACAGACTTTATTTTGACTGCGAAAAAGTTTGGTCAAAATGCAATCGCAATTACGGATCATGCTGATGTTCAGTCCTTCCCAGAAGCCTACAATGTTGGTAAAAAGAATGGCATTAAAATTATTTACGGCGTTGAAGCGAATATGATTGATGATCATGCCTTGTTAGTACTTAATCCAGCCTCAATGAAGTATGAGGACCGCGAATTTGTAATTTTTGACGTGGAAACCACGGGTTTATCATCTGTTTACGACACAATTATTGAAATTGGTGCCGTTAAAATGAAAAACGGTGAAGTTCTTGAGCGGTTCGATAAATTTATTAATCCACATCATCCTTTGAGTGAACAAACGATTAATTTAACCTCAATTACTGATGAAATGGTCAGTGCCGCGGACGATGAAGCGGTTGTGATTAAACAGTTTCAGGATTTTTATGGTGATCGACCATTATGTGGGCACAATGTTCAATTTGATGTTGGCTTTGTTAATGCTGCGTTAAGACGGACAAATTTACAGGAAATTACCCAACCAGTTGTTGATACCTTGGAAGTCTCCCGTTTATTGCACCCAGAACAGACAAGACATACATTAGATTCGCTGGCTAAGAAGTATAACGTTGTCTTGGAGCATCACCACCGCGCTAATCAGGACGCTGAAGCAACAGGTTATTTGATGTTTAAATTACTTGACGCCTTTAAGGCTAAGTTTAACGAAGATGACCTAGGTAAGATGAATGATTATGCTGCTCGCGGTCAAGTCTTTAAGCGGGCTAGGCCATCGCATATGACCATCTTAGCTAAAAATCAGGCAGGACTAAAAAATATGTACCGGTTAGTTTCAATTGCTAGTACAAAAGATTTTTATCGAATTCCGCGAACTCCTAAATCAGATTTAGCTAAGTATCATGATGGGCTACTTTATGGCTCAGGATGTCTGCAAGGTGATGTCTTTGTTGCTATGATGCAAAAAGGCTATGATGAAGCACGCAAAAAGGCTAGGTTTTATGACTATCTTGAAGTGCAACCGCCAGCTAATTACGCACAGATGATTGTGGATCACTTGATTGCTGATGAAGCTGAACTGGAAGAGATTTTAACTAATATTTATAAACTCGGAAAAGAGTTAAAGAAACCAGTAGTGGCAACAGGGGATGCCCATTATGTTGAAAAGCATGATGCAATTTACCGTACAATTTTAATTTCTGCACAAAGAAGTAATCCAGATCGAAATAAGCCACAGCCTGACCTGCATTTTTATAGTACTCAAGAAATGCTTGATGCGTTTAGTTTCTTAGGTGAGGATGCCGCAAAAGAGATTGTCATTACTAATCCAAACAAGATTGCGGCGTCGACTGAAGAAATCGCACCAATCAAGGATGGTCTGTTCCCGCCGCATATTGATAATGCCGATGAGGAAATGAAGCGACTGACTTACGATAAGGCCTATGAACTTTACGGCAAGCCATTACCTAAAATTGTGCAAGATCGGTTGGAAATGGAACTAAATTCAATTATTTCTAATGGTTATGCGGTTATTTATTTGATTTCGCAACGTTTAGTTGCCAAGTCGAATAAGGATGGTTATTTGGTTGGCTCGCGGGGGTCTGTCGGTTCAAGCCTAGTTGCAACAATGTCAGGAATTACGGAAGTTAATCCGTTGGCGCCTCATTATCGATGTCCGCAATGTAAGTATTCCAAGTTTTTTGAAAACGGTGAATATGGTTCAGGTTATGACCTGCCCGATGATAAGTGTCCAAAATGTGGTACAGAATTAGTCAAAGATGGGCAAGATATTCCGTTTGCGACTTTCTTAGGCTTTCACGGTGATAAGGTTCCTGATATTGATTTGAACTTCTCAGGTGACTATCAGCCAGTAGCGCATAATTTTATTCGGGTTATGTTTGGGCCGGATAATTCTTATCGTGCGGGAACAATCGCGACGGTGGCAGACAAGACTGCTTATGGCTACGCCAAGCACTATGATGAAGAAAAAGAACTTAACTTACGCAGTGCTGAACTTGACCGGTTGGCAGCAGGTGTCAGTGGTGTTAAACGTACTACGGGGCAACACCCTGCGGGAATTGTTGTTGTTCCTGATGATATGGATATTTATGATTTTACACCTGTTCAATATCCTGCTGATGATGTACATGCAGCCTGGTTAACTACTCACTTTGATTTCCACTCAATTCACGATAATATTTTGAAATTTGATATTCTGGGACATGATGACCCAACGATGATCAGAATGCTTCAAGATTTGTCGGGGATTGATCCGTTGACAATTCCACCAGATGATCCTGGTGTGATGTCGCTGTTTTCTAGTCCTAAAATATTGGGCGTGAAGCCAGAACAAATTCAATCAGAAACGGGAACATTAGGTGTTCCAGAATTTGGTACCAGATTTGTTCGGGGAATGCTTGAAGAAACTAAGCCAACAACGTTTTCTGAATTATTACAGATTTCTGGCTTGTCACATGGTACGGATGTATGGTTGGGCAACGCTGAGGAACTAATTAATGATGGAACTTGCAAGTTAAAAAATGTTATTGGTTGTCGGGACAACATCATGATGGACTTAATCCACTGGGGTGTAAAGCCGGAAGTTGCCTTTTCAACAATGGAATCTGTGCGTCATGGTCGCGGAATTAGCGATGAGGATATGGCCGTTCTGAAGAAAAATGACAAGATTCCGGACTGGTATATTCCGTCATGTCTTAAAATTAAGTACATGTTCCCGAAGGCGCATGCAACAGCTTATATTTTGATGGCTCTGCGGATTGCATGGTTCAAGGTTTATTATCCTGAAATTTATTACACAGCTTACTTTTCTGTTCGGGCCGACTTGTTTGACTTAGTAGCGATGAGTCATGGTAAAAACACGGTTAAGGCAGCCATGAAGCAGATTCAAGATCAAGGCAACGATGCTTCTGCTAAAGACAAGAGCTTATTAACAGTACTTGAAATTGCTAATGAATGTTTGGAGCGGGGAATTAAGATTAAGATGGTTGATATTAATCAGTCAGAAGCAACTAATTTTAAAATTCTCGATCAACATACAATTTTGGCACCATTTAATGCAGTACCGGGTCTTGGCAATAATGCAGCTAAACAAATTGTCGCTGCTCGGGCAGAGCAAAAGTTCTTATCAAAAGAGGATTTAGCTAAACGCGGAAAAGTTTCGCAGACAATTATGGATTATTTGGAAGATAACGGTGTTTTGGAAGGGATGCCTGATCAGAACCAGTTATCATTATTTGATCTTTAA
- a CDS encoding phosphatidate cytidylyltransferase, which produces MKQRVITAVIALILFIPIVCVGGPWIDWLTVAFAAVGISEIFLMKKQILVSVNFLLALLATIIWAVPDSFITWLPWQWSKYGMYFAIIMLMLTWTVLSKNKTTFDDIGVYTLSSLYIGTGFHYMAAIRNGSNGLALLCYVFVVVWLTDTGAYMIGRKVGKHKLWPVISPNKTWEGSIGGTLCAVICAAIYVYCVNVGYPQIQMIIAAFFLSIVGQMGDLVESAYKRFYGVKDSGKILPGHGGILDRFDSMLFVLPVMAALLGMMH; this is translated from the coding sequence ATGAAACAAAGAGTTATTACAGCAGTTATTGCTTTAATTTTATTTATTCCCATCGTTTGTGTTGGTGGGCCATGGATAGATTGGTTAACAGTTGCTTTTGCGGCTGTTGGCATCAGTGAAATCTTCTTAATGAAGAAACAAATTTTAGTTTCAGTCAATTTTTTGTTAGCATTACTCGCAACTATTATTTGGGCGGTGCCAGATAGCTTTATTACGTGGTTGCCGTGGCAATGGTCAAAGTATGGCATGTACTTTGCAATTATTATGTTGATGCTGACATGGACCGTTTTATCAAAGAATAAGACAACATTTGATGATATTGGTGTTTACACATTGTCGTCTTTATATATTGGTACAGGTTTTCATTATATGGCTGCCATTAGAAATGGTTCTAATGGCTTAGCTTTACTTTGCTATGTTTTCGTTGTTGTCTGGTTGACTGATACTGGAGCCTATATGATTGGTCGTAAGGTTGGCAAGCACAAGTTATGGCCAGTAATTAGCCCGAACAAGACATGGGAAGGTTCAATTGGTGGTACACTATGTGCTGTTATTTGCGCAGCAATTTATGTTTATTGTGTTAACGTCGGTTATCCGCAAATTCAAATGATCATTGCCGCATTTTTCTTATCAATTGTTGGTCAAATGGGTGACTTAGTTGAATCTGCTTATAAACGTTTTTATGGCGTAAAAGATTCTGGTAAAATTTTGCCGGGACATGGTGGTATTTTGGATCGTTTCGACAGCATGTTGTTTGTTTTACCGGTAATGGCTGCTTTATTAGGCATGATGCACTAG
- a CDS encoding proline--tRNA ligase, whose product MRQSKLFMPTLKEAPSDAVAKSHQLMLRGGYIRQVTAGVYAYLPLGYRVLRKAENIMEEEMAKINVPEMLMPHFLPASLWEESGRLQKYGPEMFRLKDRHGRESLLGPTHEETFTEIVAKNIKSYKQMPIALYQIQTKYRDENRPRFGLLRGREFIMLDAYSFAATREQLDEQFDDEKRAFEAIYRRCGVQVNPVIADSGTMGGKNSTEFQAPAAIGEDTIATNETGTYSANLEMATSVDTFKQDQEDAQELVEVATPEQETIADLVDFMQVPATRIVKSVLYIVNEQEHVLVLIRGDKQINEVKLTHLLDADTLRAATDEELVTITGAAKGGVGPVKADWADKIIADETVKNLYNVVVGANKTGYQLKNANLDRDFKVDQFGDIRVANEGEPDPIDHLPLKFTTSIEVGHIFKLGTYYTETMGANFLDQNGKTQPVIMGSYGIGVTRMLSAAVEQHATKFGIAWPKEIAPFDLHIVQMKMKDAEQTKLAEELDQKYSLNYDVLYDDRNERAGVKFADADLVGAPIRITIGKKASEGIVEVKKPTDDKASEISVAELDNFINKELG is encoded by the coding sequence ATGCGTCAATCTAAATTATTTATGCCGACTTTAAAAGAAGCACCTTCAGATGCAGTGGCAAAAAGTCATCAGTTAATGCTTCGTGGAGGATATATTCGCCAGGTTACAGCAGGTGTGTATGCTTACTTGCCATTAGGCTATCGCGTTTTGCGCAAGGCTGAGAACATTATGGAAGAAGAAATGGCAAAGATTAATGTTCCTGAAATGTTGATGCCACATTTTTTACCAGCGTCATTGTGGGAAGAATCTGGTCGGTTACAAAAATATGGTCCTGAAATGTTCCGTTTGAAGGATCGTCATGGCCGTGAAAGTCTGCTGGGGCCAACTCATGAGGAAACTTTTACTGAAATTGTAGCTAAAAATATAAAGAGTTACAAACAAATGCCAATTGCTCTTTACCAAATTCAGACAAAGTACCGTGATGAAAACCGGCCACGTTTTGGTTTACTGCGTGGTCGTGAATTTATTATGCTTGATGCGTATAGTTTTGCGGCAACTCGTGAGCAATTAGATGAACAATTTGACGATGAAAAGCGCGCTTTTGAAGCTATTTACCGTCGTTGTGGTGTCCAAGTTAATCCTGTTATTGCTGATTCAGGCACAATGGGGGGTAAGAATTCAACTGAATTTCAAGCTCCAGCTGCAATTGGTGAAGATACAATTGCAACTAATGAAACAGGCACTTATTCTGCTAACCTTGAGATGGCAACCAGTGTTGATACTTTTAAACAAGATCAAGAAGATGCACAAGAATTAGTTGAAGTTGCTACTCCAGAGCAAGAAACAATTGCTGATTTAGTTGACTTTATGCAAGTGCCAGCTACGAGAATTGTTAAGAGTGTTTTATATATTGTAAATGAGCAAGAACATGTTTTAGTACTAATTCGTGGTGATAAGCAAATTAATGAAGTTAAGTTAACTCACTTGCTCGATGCTGATACTTTACGAGCAGCAACTGACGAAGAATTAGTTACAATTACTGGTGCTGCTAAAGGTGGCGTTGGTCCAGTTAAGGCAGATTGGGCTGATAAAATTATTGCTGATGAAACTGTAAAGAATCTTTATAATGTTGTTGTTGGTGCTAATAAGACAGGCTACCAATTAAAAAATGCTAATCTTGATCGCGATTTTAAAGTTGATCAATTTGGTGATATTCGGGTGGCTAATGAAGGCGAACCAGATCCTATTGATCATTTACCATTGAAATTTACAACTTCAATTGAAGTTGGTCATATTTTTAAGTTAGGAACTTATTATACTGAAACAATGGGTGCGAATTTCTTAGATCAAAATGGAAAAACGCAGCCTGTGATTATGGGTTCATATGGGATTGGTGTAACTAGAATGTTATCTGCTGCAGTTGAGCAGCATGCAACTAAGTTTGGTATTGCTTGGCCAAAAGAAATTGCCCCATTTGACTTGCACATTGTCCAAATGAAAATGAAGGATGCAGAACAAACTAAGTTAGCCGAAGAATTAGATCAGAAGTACAGTTTGAATTATGATGTATTATACGATGATCGAAATGAACGTGCTGGGGTTAAATTTGCTGATGCTGATTTGGTTGGGGCACCAATTAGGATTACAATTGGTAAAAAGGCTAGCGAAGGCATTGTTGAAGTTAAGAAACCAACTGATGATAAGGCTAGTGAAATTTCAGTTGCTGAATTAGATAATTTTATAAATAAAGAGTTAGGATAA
- a CDS encoding isoprenyl transferase, with product MTAKNQLNHLAIIMDGNGRWARKQGKPRVAGHHEGMNNVERITLAADKLGIKVLSLYAFSTENWARPKEEVAYLMNLPVRFFDKFMPILMANNVKVNIMGYLDQLPKKTYNVVQRAMAETANNTGLILNFAFNYGARSEITSAVKELGGMIESGALTSNQIDEEMISQRLMTAKFGKFRDPDLVIRTSGEQRLSNFLLWQVAYSELAFSPKSWPDFTENDLCKFVNEFQNRNRRFGKVDESDS from the coding sequence ATGACAGCAAAGAATCAATTAAATCACCTTGCCATTATTATGGACGGTAATGGACGCTGGGCACGTAAGCAAGGAAAGCCGCGTGTTGCCGGACATCATGAGGGTATGAATAATGTTGAGCGAATTACTTTAGCCGCTGATAAGTTAGGTATCAAGGTTTTATCGCTTTACGCTTTTTCAACAGAAAATTGGGCTCGACCTAAAGAAGAAGTTGCCTATTTAATGAATTTACCAGTACGCTTTTTTGACAAGTTTATGCCAATTTTGATGGCAAATAATGTTAAAGTCAACATTATGGGGTATTTAGATCAATTACCTAAAAAGACGTATAATGTTGTTCAACGGGCAATGGCTGAGACTGCCAATAATACAGGATTAATTCTGAATTTTGCGTTTAATTATGGTGCACGAAGTGAGATTACGTCTGCCGTTAAAGAATTAGGTGGAATGATTGAAAGCGGCGCGTTAACGAGTAATCAGATTGATGAAGAAATGATTTCACAGCGGTTAATGACAGCTAAATTTGGTAAATTTCGGGATCCTGACTTGGTAATCAGAACGTCAGGTGAGCAGCGTTTGTCTAATTTTTTACTTTGGCAAGTTGCTTATTCTGAATTAGCTTTTAGTCCTAAAAGCTGGCCTGATTTTACAGAGAACGATCTGTGTAAGTTTGTTAATGAATTTCAAAACCGTAACCGTCGTTTTGGTAAGGTTGATGAATCAGATAGTTAG
- the frr gene encoding ribosome recycling factor has translation MNNETIKKAQENMDKSITVFQKNLGSIRAGVANAAILEGVKVDYYGAPTPLTQMSSVTIPEPRVLLITPYDQSSLDNIEHALMASNLGLTPANDGKVIRLVIPQLTGERRQEIAKQVNKLAEEAKIAVRNVRRDAMNSLKKQEKDDEITEDEQRTLEKQVQKITDNATKKIDDLADQKRTEITQG, from the coding sequence ATGAATAACGAAACAATTAAAAAAGCTCAAGAAAATATGGATAAGTCAATTACGGTCTTTCAAAAGAACTTGGGTTCAATTCGTGCTGGTGTTGCAAATGCTGCAATTTTAGAGGGTGTAAAAGTTGATTACTATGGTGCACCAACTCCATTAACGCAAATGTCTAGTGTGACAATTCCAGAACCGCGCGTATTACTAATTACACCGTACGATCAAAGTAGTTTGGACAATATTGAACATGCATTGATGGCTTCAAACTTAGGTTTGACACCAGCTAATGATGGTAAAGTAATCAGATTAGTGATTCCACAATTAACTGGTGAACGGCGTCAAGAAATTGCTAAGCAAGTTAATAAATTGGCTGAAGAAGCAAAAATTGCGGTTAGAAATGTTCGCCGTGATGCAATGAATAGTCTTAAAAAACAAGAAAAAGACGACGAAATTACGGAAGATGAGCAACGTACGTTAGAAAAGCAAGTTCAAAAAATTACGGATAATGCAACTAAGAAAATCGATGATTTAGCTGACCAAAAGCGGACAGAAATTACGCAAGGTTAA